One window from the genome of Populus alba chromosome 15, ASM523922v2, whole genome shotgun sequence encodes:
- the LOC118056354 gene encoding uncharacterized protein isoform X2, producing MASTSSTPSDPSISLHEDTAIRAVNKRYEGLITVKTKAIKGKGAWYWAHLEPILIKNPDTNLPKAVKLKCCLCEAVFSASNPSRTATEHLKKGTCSNFVSLSRPSSAISPLPISSLPSPPSNNHRKRSSQMGTAIKSLALVESNKYCDQVGYFNSGFTPKGHDLVLSGGKEDLGALAMLEDSVKRLKSPKASPGPLLNKEQVDSALELLSDWFYEVCGSVSYSSLEHPKFRAFLNQVGLPCLSRRGLSGARLDNRFHEAKSEVEARIRDAMFFQVACNGWKSNKCCSGEDNLVKFSVNLPNGTILYHKAVLTGGGSVSSKYAEEIMWEAVTGICGSGLQRCVGIVSDEYKAEALRNLEIQYQWMVNLSCQVQGFTSLIKDFGKEHQLFKTVTENCLKLANFVNNTSQVRNSFQKYRMQELDYTGLLRVPWCKCDGAKDFVPVYAMFEDILSCARVLQMVILDESYKLMSVEDPVAREVSGMIQSEVFWNELEAVYSLMKLIRGMAQEIEAERPLIGHCLPLWQELKAKVKEWCARFNIAEGQVEKIVEKRFRKNYHPAWSAAFILDPRYLMRDTSGKYLPPFKCLTLEQEKDVDKLITRLASREEAHVALMELMKWRSDGLDPLYAQAVQVKQRDPLTGKMKIANPQGSRLVWETCLSEYKTLGKVAVRLIFLHATSSGFKCNWSSMKWFCVHRNSRVGLERAQKMIFIAAHAKLERRDFSNEEEKDGELFRMAGCEDDMLNEVFVEAPSVCFRI from the exons ATGGCTTCAACAAGTTCAACACCAAGTGACCCTTCTATTTCTCTGCATGAAGACACAGCAATCAGAGCTGTGAACAAGAGATATGAAGGGTTGATTACTGTTAAAACAAAGGCAATAAAGGGTAAAGGGGCATGGTATTGGGCTCATTTAGAgccaattttgattaaaaaccCTGATACAAATCTCCCTAAAGCAGTTAAACTTAAGTGTTGTTTGTGTGAAGCTGTTTTTTCTGCTTCAAACCCATCAAGAACTGCCACTGAACATCTCAAAAAAGGAACTTGTTCTAATTTTGTATCACTTTCAAGGCCCAGTTCAGCAATTTCTCCATTGCCTATATCTTCTTTGCCTTCCCCACCTTCAAATAATCATAGAAAGAGAAGCTCTCAAATGGGTACTGCTATAAAGTCTCTAGCTTTAGTCGAGTCAAATAAATACTGCGACCAAGTTGGTTACTTTAATTCTGGGTTTACTCCAAAAGGTCACGATTTGGTGTTATCTGGTGGAAAAGAGGATTTAGGTGCATTAGCAATGTTGGAAGATAGTGTAAAGAGGCTTAAAAGTCCAAAAGCCTCACCTGGTCCTTTGTTAAACAAGGAACAGGTTGATTCTGCTCTTGAGTTATTGAGTGATTGGTTTTATGAGGTTTGCGGGTCAGTATCATATTCAAGTCTTGAGCATCCGAAGTTTAGGGCTTTTCTTAATCAAGTTGGTTTGCCTTGTTTGTCAAGGAGAGGCTTGTCTGGTGCTAGACTTGACAATAGGTTTCACGAGGCAAAATCTGAGGTGGAAGCTAGAATTAGAGATGCCATGTTCTTTCAAGTTGCGTGTAATGGATGGAAGAGTAATAAATGTTGTAGCGGGGAAGATAATTTGGTTAAGTTTAGTGTAAATCTTCCAAATGGAACTATTTTGTATCACAAGGCAGTGTTAACTGGAGGAGGATCAGTGTCGTCTAAGTATGCTGAGGAGATTATGTGGGAGGCAGTGACGGGGATATGTGGCAGTGGTTTGCAGAGATGTGTGGGGATAGTTTCTGATGAGTACAAGGCTGAGGCATTGAGGAACTTGGAGATCCAGTATCAGTGGATGGTGAATCTCTCTTGCCAGGTTCAGGGGTTTACTAGTTTGATCAAGGATTTTGGCAAGGAGCATCAACTTTTCAAGACTGTTACTGAGAATTGCTTGAAGCTTgctaattttgtaaataatacaTCTCAAGTTAGGAATAGCTTCCAGAAGTACAGGATGCAAGAGCTTGATTACACTGGGTTGCTTCGAGTTCCTTGGTGCAAATGTGATGGTGCAAAGGACTTTGTACCTGTTTATGCAATGTTTGAGGATATATTGAGCTGTGCCCGTGTGCTCCAAATGGTTATCTTAGATGAGTCATATAAGTTGATGAGTGTTGAGGATCCTGTCGCTAGAGAGGTCTCTGGGATGATTCAAAGTGAGGTCTTTTGGAATGAGTTGGAGGCTGTTTATTCACTAATGAAGCTCATCAGAGGGATGGCTCAAGAGATTGAGGCTGAGCGGCCATTGATAGGGCATTGCCTTCCTCTCTGGCAAGAACTGAAAGCAAAAGTGAAGGAATGGTGTGCAAGATTCAATATCGCTGAAGGCCAAGTTGAGAAAATAGTTGAAAAGAGATTCAGAAAGAACTATCACCCAGCTTGGTCTGCTGCGTTTATACTCGACCCTCGTTATTTGATGCGGGACACAAGTGGAAAATACCTACCACCTTTCAAATGCTTGACGCTTGAGCAGGAAAAGGACGTGGATAAGCTTATAACCCGTTTGGCTTCCAGGGAAGAAGCTCATGTTGCCTTAATGGAGCTTATGAAATGGAGGTCAGATGGGTTAGACCCGCTGTATGCACAGGCTGTTCAGGTTAAACAGCGAGACCCTTTGACTGGAAAGATGAAAATTGCAAATCCTCAAGGCAGCAGACTAGTATGGGAAACTTGTCTGAGTGAGTATAAAACATTGGGCAAGGTCGCAGTTAGGCTCATCTTCCTCCATGCGACCTCAAGCGGGTTTAAGTGCAATTGGTCTAGCATGAAATGGTTTTGTGTCCATAGAAACTCAAGGGTGGGCCTTGAAAGGGCTCAGAAGATGATATTCATCGCAGCTCATGCAAAGCTTGAAAGACGTGATTTCtcaaatgaagaagagaaggatGGAGAGCTGTTCCGCATGGCAGGATGTGAAGATGACATGCTCAACGAAGTCTTTGTCGAGGCACCATCAGt GTGTTTTAGAATTTGA
- the LOC118056354 gene encoding uncharacterized protein isoform X1 — MASTSSTPSDPSISLHEDTAIRAVNKRYEGLITVKTKAIKGKGAWYWAHLEPILIKNPDTNLPKAVKLKCCLCEAVFSASNPSRTATEHLKKGTCSNFVSLSRPSSAISPLPISSLPSPPSNNHRKRSSQMGTAIKSLALVESNKYCDQVGYFNSGFTPKGHDLVLSGGKEDLGALAMLEDSVKRLKSPKASPGPLLNKEQVDSALELLSDWFYEVCGSVSYSSLEHPKFRAFLNQVGLPCLSRRGLSGARLDNRFHEAKSEVEARIRDAMFFQVACNGWKSNKCCSGEDNLVKFSVNLPNGTILYHKAVLTGGGSVSSKYAEEIMWEAVTGICGSGLQRCVGIVSDEYKAEALRNLEIQYQWMVNLSCQVQGFTSLIKDFGKEHQLFKTVTENCLKLANFVNNTSQVRNSFQKYRMQELDYTGLLRVPWCKCDGAKDFVPVYAMFEDILSCARVLQMVILDESYKLMSVEDPVAREVSGMIQSEVFWNELEAVYSLMKLIRGMAQEIEAERPLIGHCLPLWQELKAKVKEWCARFNIAEGQVEKIVEKRFRKNYHPAWSAAFILDPRYLMRDTSGKYLPPFKCLTLEQEKDVDKLITRLASREEAHVALMELMKWRSDGLDPLYAQAVQVKQRDPLTGKMKIANPQGSRLVWETCLSEYKTLGKVAVRLIFLHATSSGFKCNWSSMKWFCVHRNSRVGLERAQKMIFIAAHAKLERRDFSNEEEKDGELFRMAGCEDDMLNEVFVEAPSVTTKESWHWYWCRPGKVTLKQVFLVQYGELTQILSQECFSQWMSKCCKNGVDWIYSSLDNVT, encoded by the exons ATGGCTTCAACAAGTTCAACACCAAGTGACCCTTCTATTTCTCTGCATGAAGACACAGCAATCAGAGCTGTGAACAAGAGATATGAAGGGTTGATTACTGTTAAAACAAAGGCAATAAAGGGTAAAGGGGCATGGTATTGGGCTCATTTAGAgccaattttgattaaaaaccCTGATACAAATCTCCCTAAAGCAGTTAAACTTAAGTGTTGTTTGTGTGAAGCTGTTTTTTCTGCTTCAAACCCATCAAGAACTGCCACTGAACATCTCAAAAAAGGAACTTGTTCTAATTTTGTATCACTTTCAAGGCCCAGTTCAGCAATTTCTCCATTGCCTATATCTTCTTTGCCTTCCCCACCTTCAAATAATCATAGAAAGAGAAGCTCTCAAATGGGTACTGCTATAAAGTCTCTAGCTTTAGTCGAGTCAAATAAATACTGCGACCAAGTTGGTTACTTTAATTCTGGGTTTACTCCAAAAGGTCACGATTTGGTGTTATCTGGTGGAAAAGAGGATTTAGGTGCATTAGCAATGTTGGAAGATAGTGTAAAGAGGCTTAAAAGTCCAAAAGCCTCACCTGGTCCTTTGTTAAACAAGGAACAGGTTGATTCTGCTCTTGAGTTATTGAGTGATTGGTTTTATGAGGTTTGCGGGTCAGTATCATATTCAAGTCTTGAGCATCCGAAGTTTAGGGCTTTTCTTAATCAAGTTGGTTTGCCTTGTTTGTCAAGGAGAGGCTTGTCTGGTGCTAGACTTGACAATAGGTTTCACGAGGCAAAATCTGAGGTGGAAGCTAGAATTAGAGATGCCATGTTCTTTCAAGTTGCGTGTAATGGATGGAAGAGTAATAAATGTTGTAGCGGGGAAGATAATTTGGTTAAGTTTAGTGTAAATCTTCCAAATGGAACTATTTTGTATCACAAGGCAGTGTTAACTGGAGGAGGATCAGTGTCGTCTAAGTATGCTGAGGAGATTATGTGGGAGGCAGTGACGGGGATATGTGGCAGTGGTTTGCAGAGATGTGTGGGGATAGTTTCTGATGAGTACAAGGCTGAGGCATTGAGGAACTTGGAGATCCAGTATCAGTGGATGGTGAATCTCTCTTGCCAGGTTCAGGGGTTTACTAGTTTGATCAAGGATTTTGGCAAGGAGCATCAACTTTTCAAGACTGTTACTGAGAATTGCTTGAAGCTTgctaattttgtaaataatacaTCTCAAGTTAGGAATAGCTTCCAGAAGTACAGGATGCAAGAGCTTGATTACACTGGGTTGCTTCGAGTTCCTTGGTGCAAATGTGATGGTGCAAAGGACTTTGTACCTGTTTATGCAATGTTTGAGGATATATTGAGCTGTGCCCGTGTGCTCCAAATGGTTATCTTAGATGAGTCATATAAGTTGATGAGTGTTGAGGATCCTGTCGCTAGAGAGGTCTCTGGGATGATTCAAAGTGAGGTCTTTTGGAATGAGTTGGAGGCTGTTTATTCACTAATGAAGCTCATCAGAGGGATGGCTCAAGAGATTGAGGCTGAGCGGCCATTGATAGGGCATTGCCTTCCTCTCTGGCAAGAACTGAAAGCAAAAGTGAAGGAATGGTGTGCAAGATTCAATATCGCTGAAGGCCAAGTTGAGAAAATAGTTGAAAAGAGATTCAGAAAGAACTATCACCCAGCTTGGTCTGCTGCGTTTATACTCGACCCTCGTTATTTGATGCGGGACACAAGTGGAAAATACCTACCACCTTTCAAATGCTTGACGCTTGAGCAGGAAAAGGACGTGGATAAGCTTATAACCCGTTTGGCTTCCAGGGAAGAAGCTCATGTTGCCTTAATGGAGCTTATGAAATGGAGGTCAGATGGGTTAGACCCGCTGTATGCACAGGCTGTTCAGGTTAAACAGCGAGACCCTTTGACTGGAAAGATGAAAATTGCAAATCCTCAAGGCAGCAGACTAGTATGGGAAACTTGTCTGAGTGAGTATAAAACATTGGGCAAGGTCGCAGTTAGGCTCATCTTCCTCCATGCGACCTCAAGCGGGTTTAAGTGCAATTGGTCTAGCATGAAATGGTTTTGTGTCCATAGAAACTCAAGGGTGGGCCTTGAAAGGGCTCAGAAGATGATATTCATCGCAGCTCATGCAAAGCTTGAAAGACGTGATTTCtcaaatgaagaagagaaggatGGAGAGCTGTTCCGCATGGCAGGATGTGAAGATGACATGCTCAACGAAGTCTTTGTCGAGGCACCATCAGt AACAACCAAAGAAAGTTGGCATTGGTACTGGTGTCGTCCAGGCAAAGTAACTTTGAAACAAGTTTTTCTTGTCCAATATGGTGAACTAACACAAATTCTTTCTCAGGAGTGCTTTTCTCAATGGATGAGTAAATGTTGCAAAAATGGGGTCGACTGGATTTATTCATCATTAGACAATGTTACATGA
- the LOC118056354 gene encoding uncharacterized protein isoform X3: MASTSSTPSDPSISLHEDTAIRAVNKRYEGLITVKTKAIKGKGAWYWAHLEPILIKNPDTNLPKAVKLKCCLCEAVFSASNPSRTATEHLKKGTCSNFVSLSRPSSAISPLPISSLPSPPSNNHRKRSSQMGTAIKSLALVESNKYCDQVGYFNSGFTPKGHDLVLSGGKEDLGALAMLEDSVKRLKSPKASPGPLLNKEQVDSALELLSDWFYEVCGSVSYSSLEHPKFRAFLNQVGLPCLSRRGLSGARLDNRFHEAKSEVEARIRDAMFFQVACNGWKSNKCCSGEDNLVKFSVNLPNGTILYHKAVLTGGGSVSSKYAEEIMWEAVTGICGSGLQRCVGIVSDEYKAEALRNLEIQYQWMVNLSCQVQGFTSLIKDFGKEHQLFKTVTENCLKLANFVNNTSQVRNSFQKYRMQELDYTGLLRVPWCKCDGAKDFVPVYAMFEDILSCARVLQMVILDESYKLMSVEDPVAREVSGMIQSEVFWNELEAVYSLMKLIRGMAQEIEAERPLIGHCLPLWQELKAKVKEWCARFNIAEGQVEKIVEKRFRKNYHPAWSAAFILDPRYLMRDTSGKYLPPFKCLTLEQEKDVDKLITRLASREEAHVALMELMKWRSDGLDPLYAQAVQVKQRDPLTGKMKIANPQGSRLVWETCLSEYKTLGKVAVRLIFLHATSSGFKCNWSSMKWFCVHRNSRVGLERAQKMIFIAAHAKLERRDFSNEEEKDGELFRMAGCEDDMLNEVFVEAPSV; the protein is encoded by the coding sequence ATGGCTTCAACAAGTTCAACACCAAGTGACCCTTCTATTTCTCTGCATGAAGACACAGCAATCAGAGCTGTGAACAAGAGATATGAAGGGTTGATTACTGTTAAAACAAAGGCAATAAAGGGTAAAGGGGCATGGTATTGGGCTCATTTAGAgccaattttgattaaaaaccCTGATACAAATCTCCCTAAAGCAGTTAAACTTAAGTGTTGTTTGTGTGAAGCTGTTTTTTCTGCTTCAAACCCATCAAGAACTGCCACTGAACATCTCAAAAAAGGAACTTGTTCTAATTTTGTATCACTTTCAAGGCCCAGTTCAGCAATTTCTCCATTGCCTATATCTTCTTTGCCTTCCCCACCTTCAAATAATCATAGAAAGAGAAGCTCTCAAATGGGTACTGCTATAAAGTCTCTAGCTTTAGTCGAGTCAAATAAATACTGCGACCAAGTTGGTTACTTTAATTCTGGGTTTACTCCAAAAGGTCACGATTTGGTGTTATCTGGTGGAAAAGAGGATTTAGGTGCATTAGCAATGTTGGAAGATAGTGTAAAGAGGCTTAAAAGTCCAAAAGCCTCACCTGGTCCTTTGTTAAACAAGGAACAGGTTGATTCTGCTCTTGAGTTATTGAGTGATTGGTTTTATGAGGTTTGCGGGTCAGTATCATATTCAAGTCTTGAGCATCCGAAGTTTAGGGCTTTTCTTAATCAAGTTGGTTTGCCTTGTTTGTCAAGGAGAGGCTTGTCTGGTGCTAGACTTGACAATAGGTTTCACGAGGCAAAATCTGAGGTGGAAGCTAGAATTAGAGATGCCATGTTCTTTCAAGTTGCGTGTAATGGATGGAAGAGTAATAAATGTTGTAGCGGGGAAGATAATTTGGTTAAGTTTAGTGTAAATCTTCCAAATGGAACTATTTTGTATCACAAGGCAGTGTTAACTGGAGGAGGATCAGTGTCGTCTAAGTATGCTGAGGAGATTATGTGGGAGGCAGTGACGGGGATATGTGGCAGTGGTTTGCAGAGATGTGTGGGGATAGTTTCTGATGAGTACAAGGCTGAGGCATTGAGGAACTTGGAGATCCAGTATCAGTGGATGGTGAATCTCTCTTGCCAGGTTCAGGGGTTTACTAGTTTGATCAAGGATTTTGGCAAGGAGCATCAACTTTTCAAGACTGTTACTGAGAATTGCTTGAAGCTTgctaattttgtaaataatacaTCTCAAGTTAGGAATAGCTTCCAGAAGTACAGGATGCAAGAGCTTGATTACACTGGGTTGCTTCGAGTTCCTTGGTGCAAATGTGATGGTGCAAAGGACTTTGTACCTGTTTATGCAATGTTTGAGGATATATTGAGCTGTGCCCGTGTGCTCCAAATGGTTATCTTAGATGAGTCATATAAGTTGATGAGTGTTGAGGATCCTGTCGCTAGAGAGGTCTCTGGGATGATTCAAAGTGAGGTCTTTTGGAATGAGTTGGAGGCTGTTTATTCACTAATGAAGCTCATCAGAGGGATGGCTCAAGAGATTGAGGCTGAGCGGCCATTGATAGGGCATTGCCTTCCTCTCTGGCAAGAACTGAAAGCAAAAGTGAAGGAATGGTGTGCAAGATTCAATATCGCTGAAGGCCAAGTTGAGAAAATAGTTGAAAAGAGATTCAGAAAGAACTATCACCCAGCTTGGTCTGCTGCGTTTATACTCGACCCTCGTTATTTGATGCGGGACACAAGTGGAAAATACCTACCACCTTTCAAATGCTTGACGCTTGAGCAGGAAAAGGACGTGGATAAGCTTATAACCCGTTTGGCTTCCAGGGAAGAAGCTCATGTTGCCTTAATGGAGCTTATGAAATGGAGGTCAGATGGGTTAGACCCGCTGTATGCACAGGCTGTTCAGGTTAAACAGCGAGACCCTTTGACTGGAAAGATGAAAATTGCAAATCCTCAAGGCAGCAGACTAGTATGGGAAACTTGTCTGAGTGAGTATAAAACATTGGGCAAGGTCGCAGTTAGGCTCATCTTCCTCCATGCGACCTCAAGCGGGTTTAAGTGCAATTGGTCTAGCATGAAATGGTTTTGTGTCCATAGAAACTCAAGGGTGGGCCTTGAAAGGGCTCAGAAGATGATATTCATCGCAGCTCATGCAAAGCTTGAAAGACGTGATTTCtcaaatgaagaagagaaggatGGAGAGCTGTTCCGCATGGCAGGATGTGAAGATGACATGCTCAACGAAGTCTTTGTCGAGGCACCATCAGtgtaa